A region of Paenimyroides aestuarii DNA encodes the following proteins:
- a CDS encoding TonB-dependent receptor plug domain-containing protein, whose protein sequence is MSNRFFHSLAACFMGFVAFSQNTAPIELDELVIEKIKISAQSKSQNLVVLNDSLIENSIGTFTDFLQKNTTIYFKESGYGMVSSPAFRGTTAQQTSVLWNGIRVNSALLGQSDFNATAFKSYDNIVVKAGGGSVLYGSSAIGGTIHLNNQLQFNRKTENELQLHYGSFNTQSIHYKITTGFDKFAVNAHFGYNKSDNDYEWIGKNRKNINGQFYNTNFGLEAAYKINRKNTLSFYSTTYNDDRHFALLTPFQTKTKYQNNNYRNLLKWHFKTNTFLNTFYAAVLNESYTYFDQLPTNSKSGGKANTLYFKNESFYNVLQHFKLSGFVEYQKTTGEGQNSSLPFSTQEIFAVSVLGNYEFTERFGMEAGAKNEMAKDYSNPFLFSAGFFYNSPFYQLKINTSKNYRIPTFNDLYWQPGGNLNLKPETSLQLDVNQNFIFKNTRMNVSAYTISIKDMIRWIPTNSGFWEANNVDEVRVFGIDFFANYQKKWAYHVVELQANYGYTQSIDQTTKKQLTYTPLHKLNAQLIYKYRNFSVSPSFLYVGKIYTTASNTAASALNSYGIIDVDFQQKFNLKNNPFYINLKIKNAANTVYTNMPERVMPGRNIHLQLIKKF, encoded by the coding sequence ATGAGCAATAGATTTTTTCATTCATTGGCAGCGTGTTTTATGGGTTTTGTGGCTTTTTCGCAAAACACTGCTCCTATTGAATTAGATGAATTGGTTATTGAAAAAATTAAAATTTCTGCACAATCAAAATCCCAAAATCTTGTCGTTTTAAACGATTCGCTTATTGAAAACAGCATCGGAACGTTTACTGATTTTCTGCAAAAAAACACTACAATTTATTTTAAAGAAAGTGGCTATGGAATGGTGAGTTCGCCTGCTTTTAGAGGAACTACTGCCCAGCAAACAAGTGTTTTGTGGAACGGAATAAGAGTTAATTCGGCGTTATTAGGGCAATCTGATTTTAATGCTACCGCTTTTAAAAGTTACGACAACATTGTGGTTAAAGCAGGTGGTGGAAGCGTTTTGTATGGAAGCAGCGCTATTGGCGGAACGATTCATTTAAACAATCAATTGCAATTTAACCGTAAAACTGAAAATGAGTTGCAGTTGCACTACGGTAGTTTTAATACTCAAAGCATTCATTATAAAATAACAACTGGTTTTGATAAATTTGCAGTCAATGCTCATTTTGGTTACAATAAAAGCGATAATGATTACGAATGGATTGGTAAAAATCGCAAAAACATTAATGGTCAATTTTACAATACCAACTTTGGATTGGAAGCGGCTTATAAGATCAATCGGAAAAACACCTTGTCTTTTTATTCCACAACTTATAATGACGACCGCCACTTTGCATTGCTCACCCCATTTCAAACCAAAACAAAATATCAAAACAACAATTACCGCAATTTATTGAAGTGGCATTTTAAAACGAATACCTTTTTAAACACTTTTTATGCGGCTGTGTTGAACGAATCATATACCTATTTTGATCAATTGCCCACCAACAGCAAATCGGGCGGAAAAGCAAATACGCTGTACTTTAAAAATGAAAGTTTCTATAATGTTTTGCAACATTTTAAACTATCGGGCTTTGTTGAATACCAAAAAACAACAGGTGAAGGACAAAATTCGAGCTTGCCATTTTCTACACAAGAAATTTTTGCAGTGAGTGTTTTGGGGAATTATGAATTTACGGAACGCTTTGGAATGGAAGCAGGTGCTAAAAACGAAATGGCAAAAGATTACAGCAATCCGTTTTTGTTTTCTGCAGGATTTTTTTACAATTCACCGTTTTATCAGTTAAAAATAAATACATCTAAAAATTATCGCATACCCACATTTAATGATTTATATTGGCAACCGGGTGGAAACTTGAATTTGAAACCTGAAACCAGCTTGCAATTGGATGTCAATCAAAACTTTATCTTCAAAAACACACGAATGAATGTTTCGGCATATACTATTTCTATTAAAGATATGATTCGATGGATTCCAACAAACAGTGGTTTTTGGGAAGCCAATAATGTGGACGAAGTACGCGTTTTTGGAATAGATTTTTTTGCAAACTACCAGAAAAAATGGGCGTATCATGTGGTGGAATTGCAAGCCAATTATGGATACACCCAATCTATCGATCAAACTACAAAAAAACAGTTGACCTATACACCATTGCATAAATTGAATGCGCAATTGATTTATAAATATCGGAATTTCAGTGTGAGTCCGTCGTTTTTATATGTAGGAAAAATCTATACTACTGCTTCAAACACCGCAGCATCGGCTTTGAATTCTTATGGAATCATTGATGTAGATTTTCAGCAAAAATTCAATCTAAAAAACAACCCGTTTTATATCAATCTAAAAATAAAAAATGCTGCCAATACGGTTTACACCAATATGCCCGAACGAGTGATGCCAGGCAGAAACATTCATCTACAATTAATAAAAAAGTTTTAA
- a CDS encoding DUF4261 domain-containing protein — protein sequence MGFFDKFKKKKENETPQKESNLLLSMPMFNSEESYSLNHIIDDLQNYWKLNVSEVSGDDSVTTFKIENETVAVAIMPVPVPESDLEPIFGFNYLWKNAAEEVPNHTNHAIVSVLASGTNQLERFKILTKVNASILRTSNNAIGIYQGTQTLLLPKNLYLDFADFLNQDMLPLQLWIYIGIINEENHSSIYTYGMKEFGKTEIEILKSPIKGGDLYEFLLPVLSYIIESDVTLKNGETIGFTAEQKIKITQSKGIYLEGETLKFEM from the coding sequence ATGGGATTTTTCGACAAGTTTAAAAAGAAAAAAGAAAACGAAACACCACAGAAAGAAAGCAATCTACTGCTTTCAATGCCGATGTTTAATTCCGAGGAAAGTTACTCACTCAATCATATTATTGATGATTTACAAAATTATTGGAAACTGAATGTTTCCGAAGTTTCGGGCGATGATTCCGTAACAACCTTCAAGATTGAAAATGAAACCGTTGCTGTTGCAATAATGCCTGTTCCCGTTCCAGAAAGTGATTTGGAGCCTATTTTCGGATTTAACTATTTGTGGAAAAACGCCGCTGAAGAAGTGCCTAATCATACCAATCACGCTATTGTTTCCGTTTTGGCAAGCGGGACCAATCAGTTGGAACGATTTAAAATTTTAACAAAAGTCAATGCTTCTATTCTTAGAACCAGTAACAATGCGATTGGAATTTATCAAGGAACACAAACCCTTTTGCTTCCAAAAAATTTGTATCTCGATTTTGCAGATTTCTTGAATCAAGATATGTTACCGTTACAATTGTGGATTTATATTGGGATTATCAACGAGGAAAACCACAGCAGCATTTACACGTACGGAATGAAAGAATTCGGGAAAACAGAAATCGAAATCCTGAAAAGTCCGATAAAAGGAGGCGATTTGTATGAGTTTCTATTGCCGGTTTTGAGTTACATTATCGAATCCGATGTTACCTTAAAAAATGGCGAAACAATTGGGTTTACAGCAGAACAGAAAATTAAAATCACCCAATCAAAAGGAATTTATTTAGAAGGCGAAACCTTGAAATTTGAAATGTAA
- a CDS encoding DUF1266 domain-containing protein: protein MNTNIYFIIGGVAIAFIIYMVVLQNMMKKRKAQQLENFNSNHSGNPLTEEQKRLLTFGAILFYHRGEKILGISPEGNLDVITYGLKQQWEISNSEEAKETLNDLLMLQRSTEFEPLFQQSSPELSKIQKNIAKGLGLDLAIVEQTKSAFAWDICRAVSLAKWCYWCGYITETETFSIMEQAAKTANQLGQNWTDYTVSFLLGRTIQGFDLDDVIITTKQILHSQNPALRKMEDIDVYQKYSFK, encoded by the coding sequence ATGAACACAAACATTTACTTTATTATTGGCGGCGTTGCTATTGCTTTCATTATCTATATGGTCGTGTTGCAAAATATGATGAAAAAAAGAAAAGCACAGCAACTAGAAAACTTTAACAGCAATCATTCTGGAAATCCTTTAACAGAAGAACAAAAACGATTATTAACATTTGGAGCCATTCTTTTTTATCATAGGGGAGAAAAAATTCTAGGAATAAGTCCCGAAGGAAACTTAGATGTAATTACTTACGGATTGAAACAACAATGGGAAATTTCAAACTCAGAGGAAGCTAAAGAAACCCTAAACGATTTATTGATGTTGCAGAGAAGTACAGAATTTGAGCCACTTTTTCAACAATCTTCACCTGAATTAAGTAAAATTCAAAAAAACATTGCCAAAGGTTTAGGATTGGATTTAGCAATCGTAGAACAAACTAAATCTGCTTTTGCGTGGGATATTTGTAGAGCCGTTTCTTTGGCAAAATGGTGTTATTGGTGTGGTTATATCACCGAAACCGAAACGTTTTCTATCATGGAACAAGCTGCAAAAACAGCCAATCAATTGGGACAAAATTGGACCGATTATACCGTTTCTTTCTTATTAGGAAGAACCATTCAAGGTTTTGATTTGGATGATGTAATAATAACTACTAAACAAATTCTTCACAGCCAAAATCCGGCACTTAGAAAAATGGAAGATATTGATGTGTACCAAAAATATTCATTTAAATAA
- a CDS encoding DUF695 domain-containing protein, translating into MFKNLFNKKEEKPMEIPQDWVFYACKVDNNPASIRINLALDKIAPIADYHHRTWFSVKLKDPDENGLPTNEEFPKICQIEDDIVDALTAKGAIMVGALKSNGTFDLYLYSKNTDRYDAIMGEVMAKNHSDYQFATDFKEDAEWEDYFNFLYPNDYQYQSIQNRKVLFQLSKHEDNPEIEREIDHWLYFDSEANRENYIDEVQQIGYKVLSKDFRDDMPKNAYQLNISRVNSTIDIDDYVWELIEIAHKYNADYDGWGCPIAK; encoded by the coding sequence ATGTTCAAAAATTTATTCAACAAAAAAGAAGAAAAACCAATGGAAATTCCACAAGATTGGGTTTTTTATGCCTGCAAAGTAGACAATAATCCCGCAAGTATTCGGATTAATTTGGCTTTGGATAAAATAGCACCGATTGCTGATTATCATCACAGAACTTGGTTTTCGGTAAAGCTGAAAGATCCCGACGAAAATGGACTTCCAACCAACGAAGAATTTCCTAAAATTTGCCAAATTGAAGATGATATTGTAGATGCTTTAACCGCAAAAGGTGCGATCATGGTTGGTGCGCTGAAAAGCAACGGAACTTTTGATTTGTACCTTTACTCGAAAAATACAGATCGTTACGATGCAATTATGGGAGAAGTTATGGCAAAAAATCATTCAGATTATCAATTTGCAACCGATTTTAAAGAAGATGCAGAATGGGAAGATTATTTTAATTTTCTGTATCCGAATGACTACCAATACCAAAGCATACAAAACAGAAAAGTTTTGTTTCAGTTAAGCAAGCACGAAGACAACCCAGAAATAGAAAGGGAAATTGATCATTGGTTGTATTTTGATTCGGAAGCAAACAGAGAAAATTATATTGACGAAGTGCAGCAAATAGGCTATAAAGTGTTGTCAAAAGACTTTCGAGACGATATGCCAAAAAATGCGTATCAATTAAATATTTCGAGGGTAAATTCTACCATTGATATTGATGATTATGTTTGGGAACTCATCGAAATTGCCCATAAATACAATGCAGATTACGACGGTTGGGGTTGCCCGATTGCAAAGTAA
- a CDS encoding tetratricopeptide repeat-containing sensor histidine kinase yields MAKWFIQIIFWFFFLMLQMSCSKSKDLPEKLRTTQKLATIPLRFDTLNASQRMAVSDSMAQLFKTDNDTLNPVYHYFKAYQFKLNNENERAKNQLQKIAGSIPAEWKVLKSYEMLNISIANTTTIPSGTFNEIYQAIQEAEKQQSQYTYRYYDLLAKAYFNNRQTEKAKEFSDVHFQKHPFKSHPIIKQRYFDISFLLAERLGEEQLMQTYLDSCRTLATRTLDSLALMRTYEYEAQLRIRQNRFDEAIQAEKLYFDYLKKNNNLYVFAFNNLAQLYLKAKRYNEALSYYQQGLNWANEHHPESNLNPIYNGMSGVYAIMGDYKNAYITLDSLVQWDKRNAEKIQAQKIAELHAAYDTEKKETAIKILESTNATNQKIIAQQKWMFGISALVFLLVVLFMYNYYRQRVLSEQNKHLALENKKLLLEQKYSQMQLNPHFIFNAISNLQGLIGSGNKRVANEYLVAFSKLMRHVLEHNRQDFISLEQEIESLKNYLKLQQIRYENKFEYTIEINGLDTENIGVPPMLLQPFVENTIEHGFKKIDYLGQIHIQFAKNVQQLQITITDNGTSTPKPMNPSKKSLSTKIIQERLDLLFNRKELKAGFQSRRLNNENQTGYEVILHFPIEPLN; encoded by the coding sequence ATGGCTAAGTGGTTTATTCAAATAATTTTTTGGTTCTTTTTTTTAATGTTGCAAATGAGTTGCAGCAAAAGCAAAGATTTGCCTGAAAAATTACGAACTACCCAAAAACTCGCCACAATCCCTCTTCGGTTTGATACGCTCAATGCTTCTCAAAGAATGGCTGTTTCAGATTCAATGGCGCAATTGTTTAAAACCGATAACGACACCTTAAATCCTGTTTATCATTACTTTAAGGCTTATCAATTCAAATTGAATAACGAAAACGAACGAGCAAAAAACCAACTGCAGAAAATTGCTGGTTCTATTCCTGCCGAATGGAAAGTTTTGAAATCCTATGAAATGCTCAACATTTCAATTGCCAATACCACCACCATTCCATCGGGTACTTTTAATGAAATTTATCAAGCCATTCAAGAGGCAGAAAAACAGCAGAGTCAATATACCTATCGCTATTATGACCTTTTGGCAAAAGCCTATTTCAATAATCGCCAAACCGAAAAAGCCAAAGAATTTTCGGATGTGCATTTCCAAAAACATCCCTTCAAAAGTCACCCCATCATCAAACAACGTTATTTTGATATTTCTTTTTTATTGGCAGAAAGATTGGGGGAAGAACAATTGATGCAAACCTATCTCGACAGTTGTCGCACCCTTGCTACTCGCACGCTGGATAGCCTTGCTCTGATGCGAACTTATGAATACGAGGCACAGTTGAGAATTAGACAAAATAGATTTGATGAGGCCATACAAGCTGAAAAATTGTATTTTGATTATCTTAAAAAAAACAATAATCTCTATGTTTTTGCTTTTAACAATTTGGCACAACTATATCTCAAAGCCAAGCGATACAACGAGGCTTTGTCTTATTATCAACAGGGATTAAATTGGGCAAATGAACACCATCCGGAGAGCAATCTAAACCCCATCTACAACGGGATGAGTGGCGTGTATGCCATCATGGGTGATTACAAAAATGCGTACATCACATTGGATTCTTTGGTGCAATGGGACAAAAGGAATGCAGAGAAAATTCAGGCACAAAAAATCGCCGAGCTGCATGCTGCTTATGATACCGAGAAAAAGGAAACAGCCATCAAAATTTTGGAATCAACCAATGCTACCAATCAAAAAATCATAGCGCAGCAAAAATGGATGTTTGGAATTTCTGCCTTGGTTTTTTTATTAGTGGTTTTGTTTATGTACAATTATTATCGTCAGCGTGTGTTGTCTGAGCAGAACAAACATTTGGCACTGGAAAATAAAAAACTGCTTCTAGAACAAAAATATAGCCAAATGCAACTCAACCCTCATTTTATCTTCAATGCCATTTCCAATCTTCAGGGACTGATTGGCAGTGGAAACAAGCGTGTTGCCAATGAATATTTGGTGGCTTTTTCTAAATTAATGCGCCATGTGTTGGAGCATAACCGACAAGATTTTATCAGTTTGGAACAGGAAATAGAATCGCTTAAAAATTACCTTAAATTGCAACAAATTCGCTACGAAAATAAATTTGAGTACACCATAGAAATCAATGGTTTAGATACTGAAAACATAGGAGTTCCGCCCATGCTTTTGCAGCCTTTTGTTGAAAACACCATTGAGCATGGCTTCAAAAAAATTGATTATTTGGGCCAAATTCACATTCAATTCGCCAAAAATGTACAGCAATTGCAAATCACCATCACAGACAATGGCACAAGTACTCCAAAACCGATGAATCCTTCTAAAAAATCATTATCAACAAAAATAATCCAAGAGCGATTGGACCTTTTGTTTAACCGCAAAGAACTAAAGGCAGGCTTCCAATCCAGAAGATTAAATAATGAAAATCAAACGGGTTATGAGGTAATTTTGCATTTTCCAATAGAACCCTTGAATTAA
- a CDS encoding LytR/AlgR family response regulator transcription factor, translating into MKVYILEDESHILQYIISLVDDNPHLELVGYSTSIAKAKLELPNLQPDLILSDIQLEDGNSLSLFSEIPTDLQIIFITAYDQFALQALNLGALAYLLKPLDTDAFTAAIEKCHQKTEKFKVQKQQTQLALQHFAAPQFSKKIALRSTDVIEIVNIEDILYCNSDKGYTTFHLADKSKILVSKVLKEFDSLLPSPLFFRCHQSYLINTNFLKKYYKDGQIEMCNGAIIPVSQRKRAELIAHIDANF; encoded by the coding sequence ATGAAAGTATATATCTTAGAAGACGAAAGCCATATTTTGCAGTACATTATTTCTTTGGTGGATGACAATCCTCATTTAGAATTGGTGGGTTATTCAACCAGCATTGCCAAAGCAAAGTTGGAACTTCCCAATTTACAGCCAGATTTGATTTTGTCTGATATTCAGTTAGAAGACGGCAACAGTCTATCGCTTTTTTCTGAAATACCAACCGATTTGCAGATTATTTTCATCACGGCTTATGACCAATTTGCCTTGCAAGCCTTGAATTTGGGGGCGTTGGCTTATTTGCTAAAACCTTTGGACACAGATGCTTTTACAGCAGCTATTGAAAAATGCCATCAGAAAACAGAAAAATTTAAAGTACAAAAACAACAAACCCAATTGGCGTTGCAGCATTTTGCGGCTCCCCAATTTTCCAAAAAAATTGCGTTGCGCAGTACAGATGTCATTGAGATTGTCAACATAGAAGATATCCTATACTGCAACAGTGACAAGGGATACACCACATTCCATTTGGCAGATAAAAGCAAAATATTGGTGAGTAAAGTGTTGAAAGAATTTGATTCCCTGTTACCGAGTCCGCTCTTTTTTCGCTGCCATCAATCGTATCTTATCAATACCAATTTTTTGAAAAAATACTACAAAGATGGACAGATAGAAATGTGCAATGGCGCCATCATTCCCGTTTCGCAGCGTAAGCGTGCAGAGCTAATTGCACATATCGACGCAAATTTTTAA
- a CDS encoding DUF1266 domain-containing protein, producing the protein MFKFFKEIISSVKEGIAEGIEEANAEEAQEKSNKDKAALAQRELEQKLIQNTPFQESFGTALGAPFRSILFGDWVSVFDKNKDSEKYPIHLYTFGEYQGKEERFSDFKMALKRDFGIVDTESCKKTLADFFALAQISTEHTLLEAIEGNANSIFWNLEKQGANALYAAVLSHIITASTDVQFIQKEEALRLLEKINEFVRPNYSNWEDFGVDFLIGEQNIGLNNALGRKFLKKTVGFLQDKKGSPWKNLEWFEI; encoded by the coding sequence ATGTTCAAGTTTTTTAAAGAAATTATTTCCTCTGTAAAAGAGGGAATAGCAGAAGGGATTGAGGAGGCCAATGCAGAGGAGGCACAAGAAAAATCAAACAAAGATAAAGCCGCTCTCGCCCAAAGAGAACTAGAACAAAAGCTAATCCAAAATACTCCGTTTCAAGAATCGTTTGGAACAGCTTTGGGCGCTCCATTTCGGTCGATTCTTTTTGGTGATTGGGTTTCGGTTTTTGACAAAAACAAAGACAGTGAAAAATATCCCATTCATCTCTATACTTTTGGTGAATACCAAGGAAAAGAAGAACGATTTTCTGATTTTAAAATGGCGCTGAAACGGGATTTTGGCATTGTTGATACCGAAAGTTGTAAAAAAACCTTGGCTGATTTCTTTGCACTTGCCCAAATTTCGACTGAACACACCCTTTTGGAAGCCATAGAAGGCAATGCCAATTCTATTTTTTGGAATCTGGAAAAACAAGGGGCCAATGCGCTTTATGCTGCTGTTCTTAGCCATATCATCACTGCTTCGACCGATGTCCAATTTATCCAAAAAGAAGAAGCCCTGAGACTTCTCGAAAAAATTAATGAATTTGTTCGTCCGAACTATTCGAACTGGGAAGACTTTGGAGTTGATTTTCTTATTGGTGAACAGAATATAGGATTAAATAATGCTTTGGGTAGAAAATTTCTAAAAAAAACAGTAGGATTTTTACAAGACAAAAAAGGAAGTCCTTGGAAAAATTTGGAATGGTTTGAGATTTAA
- a CDS encoding DUF3592 domain-containing protein, which yields MQSKGAKIGFIVLVLLVFGGAVFFMYGPNSHNAKQKAETKERLKNYVRAEAEIITTESNGRIGKGADVIYTVQFMVENTQSLKTANFGGREDGWSDNNYKKGDKVVLYYDPENPNLIESEIKYKEVLNY from the coding sequence ATGCAAAGTAAAGGAGCAAAAATTGGGTTCATCGTATTGGTTCTTTTGGTTTTTGGAGGTGCAGTCTTTTTTATGTACGGCCCCAATAGCCATAACGCAAAACAAAAGGCAGAAACCAAAGAACGACTAAAAAATTATGTACGTGCCGAAGCCGAAATTATTACAACCGAATCCAATGGGAGAATTGGAAAAGGTGCGGATGTAATTTATACTGTTCAATTTATGGTAGAAAACACACAATCTTTGAAAACAGCAAATTTTGGAGGACGTGAAGATGGTTGGTCAGATAATAATTACAAAAAAGGAGATAAAGTTGTTTTGTATTATGACCCTGAAAATCCAAACTTAATAGAAAGTGAAATTAAATATAAAGAAGTTTTAAACTATTAA
- a CDS encoding WG repeat-containing protein produces the protein MKINLIIQILIISIALVSCSEKGFEKAESKSEYLAEMESLSEGSLKNQLQKDVDFIQNQVDEVSGLTFYFTMSFGFGDGEMKEEIDTADWFRLADEDSIRLDFQHIKDSISTKQKYQLPNSTFDFDSENYDYDFSYLETNDLQYEIKEIYAQNKRLSPTKIGLERADSLLVKIDYTFPKSLDTLVLDRSAKDSVLFKNHLIKIDTVGAERIGLKIPMDLYRKIKGVQGITENGIPVDHNSYSAYPVMGVNPVIIGELNSTKNVMKEALNASGKEEILKILKAISEPSFLYKNKIGAYLKDLNDLDQLQDKEFREMVKGYRAFESKYEDLHWPLYQTVEISYPNEINAFNFYLSDSEETLSLNTIAIQYEPLEEVQIFYDQTKEKYGLMDQHSKIIIPANYEKLYKKDSLFYYEMLEDGSMGYFLDLKNKKLEKLPEGVEFVKNLKGNYAVFSDKNKYQGILKNRKDEILSYAYDGIDLVGNIFVLNRSKRGRSFYEFQTIDGHKIEISEKITDVSYYEGNPNVVIISRDGKFGLIDKSGKLSIPLSEVPIDMVSPEMVHYSVEQGYYDLRGLMDLKGKILVTPKYLDLGYLQEGRIFFSVLKENRKQFGYLNSQGKEILPAVYTQATDFYQGAAMVEKDGKVYLIDTNGKVLKTMPSNPDGNYIDFKNDGTLTIYEVNDHFYDSKGNLIQ, from the coding sequence ATGAAAATCAACCTAATCATTCAAATTCTAATTATTTCTATTGCACTTGTATCCTGTTCAGAGAAAGGATTTGAAAAAGCTGAATCCAAATCGGAATATCTAGCCGAAATGGAAAGTCTTTCAGAAGGTTCCTTAAAAAACCAACTTCAAAAAGATGTAGATTTCATTCAAAATCAAGTAGATGAAGTAAGTGGCCTTACCTTTTATTTTACGATGTCTTTTGGCTTTGGTGATGGCGAAATGAAGGAAGAAATAGACACGGCAGATTGGTTTCGTTTAGCTGATGAAGATTCAATTCGATTGGATTTTCAACATATAAAAGATTCAATTTCTACAAAACAGAAATACCAACTTCCAAACTCAACTTTTGATTTTGACTCAGAGAATTATGACTATGATTTTTCCTATTTAGAAACCAATGATTTGCAATATGAAATCAAAGAAATTTATGCCCAAAATAAAAGGTTATCACCAACAAAAATTGGACTTGAACGTGCGGATAGTCTTTTGGTGAAAATTGACTATACGTTTCCCAAAAGTTTGGACACATTGGTTTTGGATAGATCGGCAAAAGATTCGGTTTTGTTTAAAAACCACCTCATCAAAATCGACACCGTTGGTGCAGAAAGAATTGGGCTGAAAATTCCGATGGATTTGTACCGTAAAATTAAAGGAGTACAAGGAATCACTGAAAATGGCATCCCGGTTGATCACAACAGCTACTCGGCTTATCCTGTGATGGGCGTAAATCCCGTCATCATTGGGGAATTAAATTCGACAAAAAATGTAATGAAAGAAGCTCTAAATGCTTCCGGCAAAGAAGAAATACTGAAAATACTGAAGGCAATATCGGAGCCTAGTTTTCTTTATAAAAATAAAATTGGAGCTTATTTGAAAGATCTAAATGATTTGGATCAGTTACAAGACAAGGAGTTTCGTGAAATGGTCAAGGGATATCGTGCATTTGAAAGTAAATACGAAGATCTTCATTGGCCTCTTTATCAAACGGTTGAAATTTCATATCCAAATGAAATCAATGCATTCAACTTTTACCTTTCGGATTCTGAAGAAACACTTTCACTCAATACCATTGCAATCCAATACGAACCACTCGAAGAAGTCCAAATTTTCTATGATCAAACAAAAGAAAAATACGGTTTGATGGATCAACATTCAAAAATCATCATTCCTGCTAACTATGAAAAGTTGTACAAAAAAGATAGTCTTTTTTACTATGAAATGCTAGAAGATGGTTCCATGGGTTACTTTTTGGATTTGAAAAATAAGAAACTGGAAAAACTTCCAGAAGGTGTTGAATTCGTGAAAAATTTAAAAGGAAATTATGCCGTTTTCTCGGACAAAAATAAATACCAAGGCATATTGAAAAACAGAAAAGACGAAATACTTTCATATGCATATGATGGGATTGATTTGGTAGGAAATATATTTGTTTTGAATCGTTCCAAACGGGGGCGAAGTTTTTATGAATTCCAAACAATTGATGGACATAAAATCGAAATTTCAGAAAAAATCACAGATGTTTCGTATTATGAAGGTAACCCAAATGTGGTCATCATTTCCCGAGATGGAAAATTTGGGTTGATTGACAAATCCGGAAAGTTAAGCATTCCGCTTAGCGAAGTTCCAATAGATATGGTGTCACCTGAAATGGTTCATTATAGTGTAGAACAAGGCTATTATGACCTACGTGGTCTCATGGATTTGAAAGGAAAAATACTTGTAACTCCAAAATATTTAGATCTGGGCTATCTTCAAGAGGGACGCATCTTTTTTTCGGTTCTGAAAGAAAACAGAAAACAATTTGGCTACCTCAATTCACAAGGAAAGGAAATTTTGCCAGCAGTGTACACCCAAGCAACTGATTTTTATCAAGGAGCCGCTATGGTAGAAAAAGACGGAAAGGTTTATTTGATCGATACCAACGGAAAGGTACTAAAAACCATGCCTTCAAACCCAGATGGGAATTATATTGATTTCAAAAATGATGGCACCCTTACTATTTATGAAGTAAATGATCATTTTTACGATTCCAAAGGAAATCTAATCCAATAA